The following are encoded in a window of Brevibacillus sp. DP1.3A genomic DNA:
- a CDS encoding histidine phosphatase family protein — protein MKTIYLVRHCQAAGQEPEALLTEKGEVQARELATFFAGSPIDRIISSPYHRAIATIQPLAQELGIVVEEDTRLVERVLSGVPREDWFERLRDTFNDLSLEFEGGESSLTAINRVNSLLTEILADAHKEIVLISHGCLLALLMKSIDDRFGFHDWEKLSNPDVFKLTCHLETKELVRIWS, from the coding sequence ATGAAAACAATTTATTTGGTACGTCATTGTCAGGCTGCTGGCCAAGAACCCGAAGCACTGCTCACGGAAAAGGGAGAAGTACAAGCTCGGGAGCTTGCCACCTTCTTCGCAGGTTCCCCCATTGATCGAATCATTTCGAGTCCGTATCATCGGGCGATTGCTACCATCCAACCACTTGCACAGGAACTCGGAATCGTGGTTGAAGAAGACACGCGTTTGGTTGAGCGCGTCCTTAGCGGAGTACCACGTGAAGATTGGTTCGAACGACTGCGCGATACGTTCAATGACCTGTCGCTTGAATTCGAAGGGGGCGAATCCAGTCTTACTGCTATAAACCGGGTAAATTCATTGCTCACTGAGATTTTGGCAGATGCGCATAAAGAAATCGTGCTTATTAGCCACGGATGCCTGCTGGCCTTACTCATGAAATCAATTGATGACCGCTTTGGCTTTCACGATTGGGAGAAATTAAGCAATCCAGATGTATTCAAGCTTACCTGCCATTTAGAAACCAAAGAGCTCGTCCGCATATGGTCGTAA
- a CDS encoding argininosuccinate synthase: MAKDKIVLAYSGGLDTSVAIKWLQDTYNYDVIAVALDVGEGKDLDFVQKKALQVGALKSIVVDAKDAFAEEFVLPALKANAMYEGKYPLVSALSRYLISRVLVEIAEKEGAVAVAHGCTGKGNDQVRFDVSFTALNPDIKIVAPVREWGWTRDEEIEYAQKNNIPIPIDLDNPYSIDQNLWGRSCECGVLEDPWAAPPEGAYDLTKSITDAPEEAEEIEITFVQGKPTALNGEELPLAELILKLNKIAGNHGVGRIDHVENRLVGIKSREVYETPAATTLILAHRELEFLTQPREVAQFKPIVEQKLAQVIYEGLWYSPIRNAVQAFIEETQKHVTGVVRVKLHKGHAIVVGRTSASSLYSHELATYNAGDQFDHKAALGFIKLWGLPTKVYAQVNEGVLNENKNTAIKILDEKDAIKQ; the protein is encoded by the coding sequence ATGGCAAAAGATAAAATTGTGTTGGCCTATTCAGGCGGTTTAGATACATCGGTAGCAATTAAATGGTTGCAAGATACGTATAACTACGATGTCATTGCAGTTGCATTGGATGTAGGGGAAGGGAAAGATCTCGATTTCGTACAGAAAAAAGCATTGCAGGTTGGGGCATTGAAATCCATCGTAGTGGATGCAAAAGATGCATTCGCAGAGGAATTTGTATTGCCAGCTCTGAAGGCAAACGCGATGTACGAAGGGAAATATCCGCTAGTGTCTGCACTGTCGCGTTACCTGATTTCGCGCGTGCTGGTTGAAATCGCGGAAAAAGAAGGCGCGGTAGCTGTCGCACACGGTTGCACAGGAAAAGGAAACGACCAGGTACGTTTCGATGTTTCCTTTACAGCGCTGAACCCGGATATCAAAATCGTGGCACCGGTTCGTGAATGGGGCTGGACGCGTGACGAAGAGATCGAATATGCGCAAAAGAACAATATCCCGATCCCAATCGATCTGGACAATCCATACAGCATTGACCAAAACCTGTGGGGCAGAAGCTGCGAGTGCGGTGTTCTGGAAGATCCATGGGCAGCTCCTCCAGAAGGTGCATACGATCTGACGAAGTCGATCACAGATGCACCAGAAGAGGCAGAAGAAATCGAAATCACTTTCGTGCAAGGGAAGCCAACTGCATTGAATGGCGAAGAGCTCCCACTTGCTGAGCTGATCCTCAAGCTAAACAAAATCGCTGGAAACCATGGCGTAGGCCGTATCGACCACGTGGAAAACCGTTTGGTGGGCATCAAATCTCGCGAAGTTTACGAGACACCGGCTGCGACTACCTTGATTTTGGCTCACCGTGAGCTGGAATTCTTGACGCAACCTCGTGAGGTGGCTCAGTTCAAACCAATTGTCGAACAGAAACTGGCGCAAGTGATTTACGAAGGTCTCTGGTATTCGCCAATTCGCAATGCTGTCCAGGCATTCATTGAAGAAACGCAAAAACACGTAACGGGTGTTGTACGCGTGAAGCTGCACAAAGGACATGCGATTGTTGTAGGCCGTACCTCTGCATCGTCACTCTACAGCCATGAGCTAGCGACTTACAATGCAGGTGACCAATTCGACCACAAAGCAGCACTCGGTTTTATCAAGCTGTGGGGTCTGCCTACAAAGGTATACGCACAGGTAAACGAGGGTGTACTGAACGAGAATAAAAACACTGCCATTAAGATTTTGGATGAAAAGGATGCGATCAAGCAATGA